Proteins encoded in a region of the Mycobacteriales bacterium genome:
- a CDS encoding TadE/TadG family type IV pilus assembly protein: protein MTVRTPPRRWRTGERGSSPVELVLLAPVLMLVVFLVVQAALYYYARQVLLAAVEQADRTVRSATSLSLVDSQASTAGLGYVHSLGPDLVTAPSFAVSLTTTTATVIVTGRAVSIIPGLALTIRAVATGPIEQFHPDVPGTTAGSAPAGASPPGGVS, encoded by the coding sequence ATGACCGTGCGCACGCCCCCTCGCCGCTGGCGGACCGGGGAGCGGGGAAGCTCCCCGGTGGAGCTGGTGCTGCTCGCCCCGGTGCTGATGCTGGTCGTCTTCCTGGTGGTGCAAGCCGCCCTGTACTACTACGCCCGTCAGGTGCTGCTCGCCGCCGTCGAGCAGGCCGACCGGACCGTCCGCTCTGCCACCAGCCTCAGCCTCGTGGACAGCCAGGCGAGCACCGCCGGGCTCGGCTACGTGCACTCCCTCGGCCCCGACCTGGTCACCGCCCCAAGCTTCGCGGTCAGCCTCACCACGACCACCGCCACCGTGATCGTCACCGGCCGGGCAGTCAGCATCATCCCCGGGCTGGCGTTGACCATCCGGGCGGTGGCCACCGGGCCGATCGAGCAGTTCCACCCCGATGTCCCCGGCACCACCGCGGGTTCGGCGCCCGCCGGGGCTAGCCCTCCCGGTGGTGTGTCGTGA
- a CDS encoding TadE/TadG family type IV pilus assembly protein, with translation MNRRAAADGGSVAVEFVLLAPVLMLVLLFVVGAGRIAGADALVQGAASDAARAASLTDSPAAAVAAARTAATADLTGQQMNCTQLAVSVDTTLFRPGGLVRVSVACTADLSGLTGTGLPGHKTLTATMAAPIEIYRGLP, from the coding sequence GTGAACCGGCGGGCAGCTGCGGACGGCGGGTCGGTGGCCGTCGAGTTCGTGCTGCTCGCCCCAGTGCTCATGCTGGTATTGCTGTTCGTCGTCGGGGCCGGCCGGATCGCCGGCGCCGACGCTCTGGTGCAAGGCGCGGCCAGCGACGCCGCCCGGGCGGCCAGCCTGACCGACTCCCCGGCCGCCGCGGTGGCCGCCGCCCGGACCGCGGCCACCGCCGATCTGACCGGTCAGCAGATGAACTGCACCCAGCTGGCCGTGTCCGTGGACACCACCTTGTTCCGTCCCGGCGGGTTGGTCCGGGTCAGCGTGGCCTGCACCGCAGATCTGTCGGGGCTGACCGGAACCGGGCTGCCCGGGCACAAGACGTTGACCGCGACCATGGCTGCACCCA